In Phoenix dactylifera cultivar Barhee BC4 chromosome 1, palm_55x_up_171113_PBpolish2nd_filt_p, whole genome shotgun sequence, the genomic stretch GTGGGCTTTCTTGGAAATTAACTACCAAGTCTTTATTTTGTTTCCTTATGTTAAATCTTACCTATGAATGTGGCCTGTATTGATTGGTGGTTGTCATCTTGGTAAAGCCAACGGGAGAAAACGGTGCCACTCGAGCGCCCATCAGTGTTGACTTGCAAAGAGATGGTTCGCTGAGCAGTAAATTGATCATCTTGCAGATAGACAACAAATCTCAGCAAGTTTCTGCAAGTGAGATATCTTATAGCCCTGATGAATGAACGGCTTTTATTTATGTACTCCTCgtggtttcttttcttcttttagtaCTATCAGCTAATTAgatgctttctttttttcttttttctattttttttttctaaccaTTCTACCGTGGTGACTTGATGAGCCTCTACTGCTGTGTTCCTGCGACTTGATTATGATAGCTGTCACACgtttttgtttttgctttagGTGCTCTTAGACATTCTCTTCAGGATAGGCTGAGCAAGGGCACAGGAGTTCATAGCTCAGGAAAGAGCCGCTCGGATGAGATATACTTGAAGCTTCGAACTAGTACAGGTTTGTCGATCTTTTTTCCCCTCTCAGATACAGCTTTAGATGCCACTGACCTTGTCACTGTTGTATGCTTCTTAACACTGAAAATTAGTTTTTACAAACTTATGCCTTTTCTATTCACTTTCATGAAAATATGGAGGTtttgataagatttttttttttttttttgggggggggcatgagagagagggagagagtaaaATTCAAAATCTCTAACTTACCATGACTATAACTATTGATGATATCATGCATATTATTATGATCAACTGCTTGCCTTCTAATTTTCTTGTGTGGAGAGCAAAGATTATAACTCTCACCCTCATATCATAAGAAGCTTATCAAGTTCCATACTTGTCTGTGGCTTATTATTGTCTTTCCTGCTTTACCTCTGTTTATAACATTGTCAACAGCTCAGTCATGATGTACAAGTATACTTtgcttatttttaaataaagaagaaaggTAGACAAAATATCGCTGCTTTTATGGCTGGTGTATATCAGAACCTGACTTACTTTAACACTATTAAGTCAACAGTTAATAGAGTTTTGTCAACTCAATTTTTTATGGAAACCAACAATATTGTTGGGCCCAATGGTTCTCTCACTGTGGGATTTGGATTGGGTTAGCTAGCCAGCCATCATACTTATTAATAGATTGGAAAATCCAGTGGTTGTTTCATCTTGGATGTTGCTGTTTTGATTGGTTAAGCCGTAAGGGTTATGTGAGTGAGTACCTGTTAGAGATCTTAGCAGTCAAGTTAAACTAGAAGATACGTGTTTGGCAAGAGGGTGTTCTCACTTGATATCTTTAAATTTACATCTCAAGGCTGCTTTTAGGAGTCTTTTGGAGCTACAGTAGAATGACTATGGTTTTAATTCAAAATCTTAGAGATACATCTATTATAGAGATGATAGCAAACTGCATACTTAGCTTACAAGCTTTTGCCCCATCCTTCTTTTAATATTCATACAGTTTTATACCAATTGTTGTGGGTCAGTCCTTAAAACTTGACATCTCTTGCTTTATTCATTGTTGGACCTCAGCTTTATTTATTCCACATCAATAGtgatttcttctaaatttttattATGGATTTCTTTATCAATTATTGTAGTGTGCAAATAACCACCCAATTTCCACATCTGCATACTTTGTTTTCCCTCTTGAATGTCTAAATGGTTCATCTTATCCTCATTCATCCTCTGGTATCACCCCTTTTCCTTTGGTTTCTAGCATCtgtaattacaaaaaaaatgttGTTTTGCCAGACTTACTAGCAATATCACTTGATAATCCGTACCCCACAGCAAATTTTTCATCACTAGATCTGCTTGTAAGCTTGCCACTTAAATTTCAATCATCATTGCCCATCTTCATGTTCTTAAATTTCTGCTCTAGCTTTAAATGCACTAACTTTAGATATTTAGGAGGCCTCTTAGTGTGTTAATGTAATATGATATTCATTGTCGAGACTAAAAGGAGGTGAACGCCAAATTGTAACTTTCAGAATATAATTGGAATAAAACATGAATACATGGAATGCAACTTGAGTGGGATTATAGGTAGAATGAACTATCATACTTTACTTGGGGAACGCTTGCTTCTTCAAACATATCTTTTTTAGATGGCTGTTTACTTGTGCACTTTGACCTTAATTAAACTCTCTGTGCTGGTCTTCTTTTCATGAGAAGGTGCATTAGAAGAAGATTTAAGTGCATGCTTTATAATTGCCTAAGACTACAAAACTTCAAAACTAATATGCAATGTTTATATTGCATTACTTGCTTTCAGGTGGTTGTTTGCTTTCTTTAATGTCACTGTTCAGCTGCGGCATACTTTGATTtccattaatttttcttgtattggtcacttCTACTGGCTAActtgcttttctttttaccAGCTCCTCCTCTGAAATTGATTGACCTTCCTGGCTTAGACCAGCGGGCCATGGATGAGTCCATGGTAAGTAGCTATAAACACTTACCTTCATTCCAATAGTCATAGATGTTGTTGGATAATTAGCTATCTTCCTACTGACAGCTGCTAAATTCTTGATAATATGTATGATATGTGCCGGATAAGAGTAATTGGCAGAATAGAAATCAAGCTGAATATAAGCAAAATAATGGTTTTGAATTTGCTTGATGTTCTTTCTGAACATCTGTTCTGGCAGCACTAATTCCTTTCTTGTCTGTATTGGGGGATGTGGTGGTAACTTTTATTGTTTCAGATCAGTGACTACGCGGCACATAATGATGCAATTTTGCTAGTTATTGTACCAGCTGCCCAAGCACCAGAAATTTCTTCATCTCGAGCTCTTAGACTAGCTAAAGAATTTGATGCAGAAGGTTAGTACTACTCTATAGCTAATTGCCCATCTCCACAGTTATAACAGTAATCCTTGGAATGATATTTATGTGAAGCTTGTTCGCTGATGTTTTTGTTTGTTGTCATCAATTGATTTTGTTGTCATTGTTGTTGTGGTGTTTCTGTGTGTTGCAGGGACAAGAACAATTGGTGTTGTTAGCAAAATTGATCAAGCAGCGGGAGATCAGAAAAGTCTTGCAGCTGTTCAagctcttcttttgaatcaggGACCACCAAGAACTTCTGATATGCCATGGGTCGCATTGATTGGACAATCTGTTTCTATTGCTTCAGCACAAGCTGGATCTGTGGGATCTGAGAATTCACTTGAAACTGCTtggagagctgagagtgaaAGTCTTAAATCTATACTTACAGGATCTCCCCAAAGCAAGCTTGGCAGAGTAGCATTGGTGGATACCCTTGCCAAGCAGATTCGGAAACGGATGAAGCTTAGGCTTCCGAACCTTCTTTCCGGGTAAATCTTTTTACAAGTTTTACATACTTTTAGCTGCGCAATAGTTTTATTCTATCAAATATTATTTTACACAGGTTAAAAAATTCCAAATGTTTGTCTGGAGTGTCAGGTGTTTGGATGAAAATTATGCTAGACAGATTAAATTCTCAGTATGCTTTTCATCTGTTCATCCTTATTTTCCATTTGATTATGAGTTACCCAATTTAAGAGGCATACTTGATTCACCATAACAAAAAGGTTATTTAATTGGCCCAACATCTTCAATAGACCTTTGTATTACTCTTCTCCCTAAAATGAAGCATTAACATGGTCTCGGTTTTTGGCTGTgttaaaatttcatcaaatgcaGTAATGCACAATTCCTATgttgagatgtggaccatccaTGCAGTTTTGCACTTTTGCTATGTGGACACAGCATGCTGGTATTGATGGCATTTGGTAGTTGTTGTTTCAAGCACGTTGGAGATATGGACTGATACAGAAATTATCTAGTCTAAGGGTGTTTGTTCATATGCTGATTCTTGTATATCATGCCATCTTCGATATTTGAGGGGTCATTACATTTTCTCCTTTTAAGTGCATTACTAGCCTATGAGACTATTTTCCCTCCCTTGGTGGATGTGTTTCATTCTTGCAATATGTGACACTCTCTCTCCTCAAGCAACATGATTTCGGAGTAGAAAATTGCATTCCAGGTTTGTTGTTATAATTTCGATGATTTAAATGTGAGATTTGGCTTAATCTCTGCTAATTTACATCAATGTTGTAATTGATTTGCCTGCTCCAAGAGACAGTATATTTGTCAAGAATGTCACAGGCTGAAGTTGATCATCTCATAGATATTTTTGCTGGCTTACATTTCTTAAGTTGAGGGAAAGCCAAgtaaaatttgaataaccatcatTGTTCAAATGAATCTTTGCAGGTTACAGGGTAAGTCTCAGATAGTGCAAGATGAATTGGTAAGGCTTGGTGAACAAATGGTACAAAGTGCAGAAGGTACTAGGGCTATTGCTTTGGAGCTTTGCCgagaatttgaagataagttTCTTGCACACATTGCAGGTGGTGAGGTCAGTAGTTCCTTATGTTTGTGGTTTTATCCCGAACTTTTCTTTTTACGGCATATGAAACTGATATGCGGTTGCAAACCTTCTGGTAGGCTACATCATCATGCGCTTGCATTTCCTTATATCTTTTTACTTAGGAAAATAGGTTGGTGAATGCATATCTCACTACACCACATTGCCATTTGATTTAAGAATTAGGGTGCTTCCACATTCCAACTATGCTCTAACTTGACGGCATCTTGATTTGGAGATACCTCACTATAAGTTCTGGGCAACATGAGTAAATACTGAAGAAAATAGAGCAAATAACGGACATACGTAGCAATCCTTCTCCTGTAATGTGTGGTTGGCTATAAAAATCTTGCTTTCTAGTAAGTTTACATATTAGATCAGTTCATTATGACATGGAAGGTATTCTAAGCCACTTGTTACTAGTTCTGCTCAAGTGCATATAAATATTATTCTTATGGGCTGGGAACCTGATAGCTTCAGAGGAAGTGGGGTGCGCTCAGCTGGACATCTAGCTAGATTCTTGATTAGAATAAGACTAGAAAATTCGCAATTAGTTGAAAGAAATTAAAGGTTGAAAGTTTAATTGGGGGAAAAACCTTTTACGTGCACCTGAGGACCTATTTTTGTATAATATGGAAGTCACCGTAGTAAGTTCAGTTATGTtacaaattaataaatattacttattcataaaaattcaattcaaatATTGTGACAAGCAACTGTATCAAGTAATGAATGATCAACAGTCTCAAATTTAGAGATAAACAGTTCGGAACTTTTGATGAACAAACAATAAGGGCTGCAATCAGCATTTTTGACACTCCAAATGCTGCAATGACCCTGACAATCCTGACACATCTTGAGTAAGCTGCCTGGGATAAGTGAGCTGCTTGATCACGTGCTAGATGGCCTGTTTCATGCATGGGTCATTTGGTTGGTTGGGCCCAAGTAGGGTTATTGGAGGATGCCTAAGCCTAGGTGGATCTGATTAAAAGAGGAAATAGGCCTTTGGAAAGACCCCATTGAGAGTAAGGAGTGGATGGCTAGGTGGGGCAGCGAGCCTTTGTTCTTGCTTTTCTTTCCctgtctttcttcttcctttcttttttctcttttgtttcttttgttctctctctctctctctatctatctatctcttggcctctccttccctccctccctccccttcatcTTGTCCTTCCTTAGTCCAGACCCTTGGTTGCTGCTTCCTTCATGCTGTTGTAAGATCAAATGGTCGTCATAATTCTGAACTGCTGGAGATGGCCCTGCTCAAGTCAGCTAGTTGGCCAGTCCTCTAGGCTGACTTGGGTAAGTTTGGGGCCTCCCAACTTGAAACACCGACTACAGGACATGATAAGGGCTATAGTTAATCTTTATTCTTGCCTGATCTAAACTCAGAAAAGAAAATGGGTAACCATCTAGAAAAAACTTAGTCATGAATCCTAAAAGAAATTCTAAGACTTAACAAAATATCATGCCTTCTAATGAGCTTTTCCACACCCATATTAGCCCCCATTCACCCTTAAACTTGATTTCCTTCTGGAATAACCTAAGTCATTGGTAAGGTGAATGTGTATTTGTATATGTCAAGTACTTCATATGATTGAGGTATAATCTCGAGGATATTGGAATGAAGAGGGTTTAGTGTGAGGAAACTACCATTTTGTTATGTTAGATTTGTGAAAATCTTTGGAGATATTTTATAATTTCAACTCAAGGATTTGTCTGGATTTTTTGTGGCTTTTTAAGATTGATTTCTGTTATTTTGAACTTTAGTACCAACTATGAGCAAGGATCTAGTGAAGTCGGATGAGCCATCTTCTATATAAGTTGAAAACACGAGTTCAATAGTTGAAAGCGGAATCGTTTATAATTAGGTATAGAACCATCTTAATCCGCTACTCTCTTCaacttgtttttattttaataatttgaGCTTATTAGTGTTTATAGTATTGTGACAAATTGAAGTCTTTTCAGGCTCTCCTAGTCTATTACAAGCCTAGTTAATCTCCTTTGGTGCATTTGACTCTTAATGTAACCTGTAATCAAATCAGTAAGCCATGACAAGTTACAAGATTGTGAGGCCTTTGAATTTCATGGCCTTCAAGGGATCAATTGTGAAAGATACACATGCAGACTGCATGGTAATTATACTTTAGTAGTCCTCACGTGAAGGCAATAGTCTCACTATTGGAAAGATGACCCGGTCATTTGGATCTCCCTAGCAGAATGTTATGATTTCATCACACCTCAATTAATCAATGATGCTTATGTTCAATCAAATTACTACTTAAGGACTCAATCGATGGATATTCCAACAAGAAGGTCCAATGATCAGATTTGGTCCTTTTGGGTAATGAAGCATGCATGGAGAGCTTGTGAGAGTGCAACAAACTTATTCTATTCTGGTGGGTTATTTTTTTGTCATAATTTAACAACTTTTAGTCATGCCTGAGGCTCGATAGAACCTTCATAGTTCATAATGTGTTTTTTTTTGAGTATTCATCTTAAAATAAAGTTTAGAGACAATGGCCGTGTCATTCTATTGGTGCAATAGTAGCTGTGACTGATAGCTACTGATAATCCTACAAGACATTAAGCGGCATATTTGCAACTACCATCTGGAAGGACTATCAAGAAAGTCTTTTCTGAGTGCACCCATTGAATGATTTCTGTTGGAGGAACAGGAGCAGACAGAATGGTGTCAATGGTGTCAATGGCTGCATTGAGATGAGGATCGCAAAGAGGGAACAAGTTGGTAAAACTGCAAATAGAGTGCTTATTGATGATGAGACCAGTCAATGACCTTGACAACTCCTTTGTTGTTGCAGAGTAACATGTCAAAGTAGGCGCAGACAGACATTTATCTTAAAGTCATTTGATgatatttgaatttctttcttgCTTAGCAGGATACTAGTGCTCTCAGATCATGTGAGCTAAGGGTATTTAAACATTGAGCAACAATGttcttcatattttcagaagCACCAGTGACTTTCTTTATTAGAATGTCTCTGAAGCGTTTTCTTGTTGGGTGGGACATTCTGGTCTTCTGCACCCTTTCTGTTATACTCTTTCAACACGTGCACTACAAGAAGAAAGTAATGAACACCTACACCATGCTGGTATGTCAAATATTGATATTTATTGTTCAATTCGACATGATAAGTGTCATACTTGAATCCGTGGTTAAGTATGCTGCAGAGATGAGGGATATTTCTGAGACGATCTGCACCTAGTTGCCTAATTTTGGTGCCAGTGCTGGAATGGATTTCATTGCAGGTGGCAACGTGGATTACTAAGGAAGGATCTGTGTTAGCAAAATAGATCCATCTTGCTACTAAGGTCTCCACATCTGAGGAAGTCCCAAATTAACCACATTATGGAATTGAAAGCTGATGAGGCTAGACCAGGCTATTTACCTGGTGTTAAAGGCTGTGGAAATCTTTCATTTGGGTCAGAGAATCATAAGAGAagttttcaaaagaccataatGGATGGAAATTATTTATGCCTTTCAAGCATTACATTTCGGGAATTAAAGCTTGCACTGCTTTGTAACAACGAACAACATTTTAATGCTATATCCTTTGTATGGTACAAATATTTTGTTGTATTTGCTGGCTGTCTTGTTGCAGTTGTTTAGACAATACTTAAGGCATGTAATTCTCAAATGTCCACTAGTTGTCTAATTTCAGCAGTCGATTGATTTCTGCTCTTTGCTCTTTGCTCTTTGCTAGATACTCCTAATCCATTCATTTCATTTACAGGGTGCAGGTTGGAAAGTTGTTGCAAGTTTTGAGGGAAACTTTCCTAACAGAATAAAGCAGCTTCCACTGGACAGACATTTTGATATCAACAATGTCAAAAGGgtagcttatatatatttatttatcaatGAGCTTTTTTTACTCTGATCACCAGTTTCTAATTGCTTCTTTTATCTGATTCTGCAATCTAGATTGTGCTGGAAGCTGATGGTTATCAACCATATTTAATTTCTCCTGAGAAAGGTTTGAGATCTCTGATAAAAGGAGTACTAGAACTTGCAAAAGAACCAGCACGTCTTTGTGTGGATGAggtatttaaaatatttgtatGTAGCCCGTTTGCTTAGTTGAAAAATCTACAGTTACATGTTGAATTTCTTCATTGCATGATATACACAAGCCATCGTGCATTGTTTGCATTCTACATAATTTCCTGCAACTTGTACATCTTGGATGTTGATGTTAGAATATATGTACTCTATCTTTCAAAGTATTAACTGGTCCTTGGTTGCAGTTCTGCTTTGTTACGAAATTTGTTCATTTGTACTTTACAGTGTTCATCAGCATGTTTCTCATTTCTGAGCACAGACAGGTCTTAGTAAGGATCAGTACCCTTATATGCTCATTCTGTTCTCGTATTAATCTTTATTGAAGTTCATTTCTGTGTTTTTTCACATCCTCTCCTTATCAGAGACTGAAGAtgtcctctctctctatctaatgTTTGCTTATAGTTGCTTGCATTAATATCTTCAACTCTCTTCAAGAACCACCTTCAACTTTTTAAATGGGGGCTCGGcataatttttgaatatttgtATTTCTCTTCAGCAGGCCTATTTGTATTTGAATGCCTCCTTGTCAAGGACATAAAACCTATCATGTAAAATTGACAGCCTTTTTTTTAAACATAATCTTAATATGTCTTtttgtatataatatatatgttggatgcaTCTGTAAATTTGGAGTGCATATCTTCTATTGGTACCTAATATTTCAAATGCCCAAACAGGTTCACCGTGTTTTGATTGATATCGTTTCTGCTGCTGCCAATTCTACCCCGGGACTTGGCAGATACCCATCATACAAGCGTGAGGTAGTTTCACTGTCAATACCGATCTAACAGTAACAATTTTTTCccctattcttttctttctgacTAGTACATATAACTGTCCCCATGGTAGTTTTCtatagaatttcagcatcatagtgtttttttttgtggCAAGGTCATTGCAATTGCAATTGCTGCACTGGATGGTTTTAGAAATGAAGCTAAAAAGATGGTTGTTGCATTAGTTGACATGGAGCGTGCTTTTGTTCCTCCTCAACATTTCATCCGCCTAGTGCAACGAAGGTTTGTTTTTGTGTCCTGATGATTCTATTGTTTGATCAGGTTAGGCTGATAAATTTTACATTCATGATTGATGGGCTTATATCTAATAGATAGATTGCTACAATCTGCCCAAGCAATACCTCCAACCCCCCGAAAAAAGATATGTTACTGTACTGCCAATTATGTTCCTCCTTTCCTGCATTGACACCTGATAGCTGCTGCAATACCACTTCTGTAGCAAATTACTGACTATTCTTTCTGAACTCAGCTGCTTATGGttctgtttatttatttttgggtgAAAAATTGTTCCTACTACTTTTAAGTTGTTAATCATTTGTGTAACCTGTGAACTGTGAAGTATTATCGAAGTTCCCTTTTTTAACGCTTTTGTGgattattttatgttcttgaCTTCTATGATTTTTTAAAGATTTAATCAGAAATGCAGGCCATTGTGAGTTTGCAGAAATCTGTATTGATGTTATTTGTAAACCCAAAGTTATCATTAGCTAGAAGATATTGCAGATTAAGCATATAAATATCTGGACAATTGAGTTACACTGCTAATGTTTTGGGAGAACATAGACTGAGGATCTCAAAGTCTTTGGACTTTGCATTCCTCCTTTCTTTGAGTAACCCATTTAAGATATTACTGTTCTGCtgggacgaaatttatttatataactaTTACGTATTTAGGTAACAAATTAGGTTATTCATTCTTGATTTTGCCCAAAtggcacttttgtttttctttttgcagATTCTCACCACCGTTTCTTTTTGCAGGAAGATCCtagtttcaaaattttttggatGCTTTTGgccttggctccagcagatacTCTCCAGACATATGTGTAAATTAAGTTGAGTGCACATACTTGAGTATGTAATGCAAATTCTCTGGCTGGAGTCCATCAGCGGGGCAAGGGGCAAAAGCATCTGAAAATTTCAGGATTGGGTCATTCCTGCTGTAGAAGAAGTTGGACAAATctgcaaaagcaaaaataaagcGAGccttttctgcaaatatttacTTATTTTTTTACTCATTTCTACCGGTATAGATCCAAGCATTGCAGAATCTTGAAGATTCATCTTAAGGGCAGTGGAATGACTCACGTTAAATTCATAAGATCAAATTCATGATAAAATAATCTCGCCTAGCATCTGAAATAATAACATCTATACTTAGAGTCATGTGACCACATTAAATCCTGTTTAGCCAGAGTTTAAGACACCTGTCAAGTTTCTACCAAATTCTTACCACAGCTTTCTGTGTACTTCGCGGGTGTATTATTTTGCCATTAGTCCACGTACCTAGATAGTATATACATAAACACATatattcttatatatatatttttgtttcaattaatatcttttgcaatattttttttttgtatttatagCTAATTTCTACTGTTTCTGACTTGTCGACGGTTTGAGCAATTTTAAACAATTTAACCCTATTCACACATTTGTGGCAATTGATAAATAAGTTTCCAGCAATTCATTTCATGCATTTCTGATGGGCTTAATGCATACTGATGCGCACTGAATGGACTTGTTAGGTTCTACAGGTCATGTCAGGTAGTTTATGATACCTTGACTATGCATACATTAAAGTTATAACATGATGCATGGATCAGTTGTCATAAAAATGCTGTCTAAATGTTTTCAAAACATTAACTTTGACTACTATAATAAACAAACACAGGAAACAGAAAAAAGTTATAATAAACAAAAACAGGGAACAGAGAAAAGTTATGGTAAGTCCGTCTTATATTATAGTCATTATCTGTCTCATTTGTGGTCTTTAAATAGTATTGAATTTGTATTTGATACTTCCAAAGTTATCAGTCGACGAATCTCTTTGCTGCCTCCTTATATACTGCGACAATTTAAGAAGTACTTTGGCATATACTAATTCATGAGTGTAATGATGCTCTTTAGCAAATTTTCTAGTTATGTGGATGagtaaagaaagaagatgaagCAAACAGTATTAATGTGGATGGAGATGGCAGTCGACCATTAGAAAAGTTCTTCTGAGGAGGCTAGGGTCTGATCTTTTTGCCTTTGCATTGTTGTTTGCAAGCACTAGGTGCATATTAAATCAGTAGATATGCATTGTAAAAACTTGGGTTTCTTCTTTCACTTCCTTCTTGCTCTCTGGATTTGTGTGCTGCTGAGTCCTTTTTTCCATGTTGTCTAGGACGTTTTAAGTTCTTGTTTGCTACGCATTTTGACCCtgataatattttaattaatcTCATAGAATGTCTTCCTGGTGTACAATTAAGGTtaaaattttctattattgcttcatttttttttaaaaaataaaaatcttaatatCCTACAATCCTCATTCTTTTGGCTTGGACTGATGGTAGACCTTCCCTTCCATGATGATCTTACTTAGGAACTTCAGGAACTATGGAATTGTTCTCATTGAGGTACTTCCACAAATTGCCCACTGGCATAAGCCAGGAATCGGCAAAATTTGCAGAAATTATTGAGATCACGTTGAGAATTGTTAAACAATTTTCacctttttttaaatatatccaCATGCGCATATATTTGGTTGTCTTCTCATCTGAGTTGTGTGCAATAAGCAGTCCCTAGTCATTGGGAAAAGGCTTGGTTGTTATTCTTGATATGAATGGATTCAGATGTGCTGTCAATTTAGTCAGGAGTTTGGTCATTCTATGAGAGATTTTCAAACTACTATATCAGATCTATTTATGCAGTTCCCTAACATGAAATTTTACCAGAATGGATAGGCAACGCCGTGAGGAGGAACTGAAGAATCGATCGTCAAAGAAGGCGCATGAGGCGGAGCAAGCTATATTGAACAGAGTTAGTTTTTCGTCCTTTTGTATGCAATCTAAAAAATTCATGTTAGGAATAAATGGCTTACATGATTTTTGAAATGTTTGTATTTCCATTTTCTCTCGATCAAAAAATTGGAAATGTTTGCGTTGCTATTTAGATAGTTATGCAGCATTAACAGGGTTCTTCTGTTTCATATTTTATGACCTATTTCTATCATATCAACTAGGCAACAAGCCCTCAACCAGGTTCCCAGCCAACAGGTGGTAGCATGAAATCGATGAAAGAGAAGTCTAATCAAACGG encodes the following:
- the LOC103699261 gene encoding dynamin-2A-like, yielding MEAVEELIQLSDSMIQAAALLADEDPDEPSSKRTSTFLNVVALGNVGAGKSAVLNSLIGHPVLPTGENGATRAPISVDLQRDGSLSSKLIILQIDNKSQQVSASALRHSLQDRLSKGTGVHSSGKSRSDEIYLKLRTSTAPPLKLIDLPGLDQRAMDESMISDYAAHNDAILLVIVPAAQAPEISSSRALRLAKEFDAEGTRTIGVVSKIDQAAGDQKSLAAVQALLLNQGPPRTSDMPWVALIGQSVSIASAQAGSVGSENSLETAWRAESESLKSILTGSPQSKLGRVALVDTLAKQIRKRMKLRLPNLLSGLQGKSQIVQDELVRLGEQMVQSAEGTRAIALELCREFEDKFLAHIAGGEGAGWKVVASFEGNFPNRIKQLPLDRHFDINNVKRIVLEADGYQPYLISPEKGLRSLIKGVLELAKEPARLCVDEVHRVLIDIVSAAANSTPGLGRYPSYKREVIAIAIAALDGFRNEAKKMVVALVDMERAFVPPQHFIRLVQRRMDRQRREEELKNRSSKKAHEAEQAILNRATSPQPGSQPTGGSMKSMKEKSNQTEKDAKEGSALQVAGPSGEITAGYLLKKSAKTNGWSRRWFVLNAKSGKLGYTKKQEERHFRGVITLEECNIEEVADEEEPPKSSKDSKKVNGPDSGKGPSLVFKITSKVPYKTVLKAHSAVVLKAENMADKVEWVNKIRNIVQPSKGSPPKGMPGSEANPSMRQSLSDGSLETMSRRPADPEEELRWMSQEVRGYVEAVLNSLAANVPKAVVLCQVEKAKEDMLNQLYSSVSAQSTARIEELLQEDQNVKHRREKFQRQSSLLSKLTRQLSIHDNRAAAANWSSNGTGAESSPRANTSGDDWRSAFDAAANGPVDRSFDRSSSRSSSNGHSRRYSDPAQNGDASAGPNSGSRRTPNRLPPPPPQSSSSVYRY